The following coding sequences lie in one Euhalothece natronophila Z-M001 genomic window:
- a CDS encoding pentapeptide repeat-containing protein has protein sequence MQLSHLLRLYEQGERDFRGVDLSGLDLTGVTLIGVDFTGANLIGVNLKRAFLTKSIFDQAKLNWANFSYAKLSDSYFRDAELTKAVFIGAFMINCILLGARISGADFSQANLKKSNLQRSNLSGVNGYQVNLREANLNDANLSWGNFLEARLSKASLQGTSLIDVNLQRALMKKVDLQNVDLSRVNLVEAKLSEANLEGVNLRQGKLARSRLNSTNLTKANLTEADLSQASLENANLTGANLTRAHLQGTNLTGTILDPTEQSNSNANQSKVPSKPVNFPKNKSYFDPSMAYDIAI, from the coding sequence ATGCAACTTAGCCATTTACTCAGGCTGTATGAACAAGGGGAGCGAGATTTTCGTGGTGTTGACCTTAGTGGCTTGGATTTAACGGGAGTTACCTTAATTGGGGTGGATTTTACTGGGGCGAATTTAATTGGGGTTAATTTAAAGCGAGCTTTTTTAACTAAGTCAATTTTTGATCAGGCAAAGTTAAACTGGGCAAATTTTAGTTATGCCAAGTTAAGTGATAGTTATTTTCGAGATGCTGAATTAACTAAAGCCGTTTTTATCGGTGCTTTTATGATCAATTGTATCTTGCTTGGAGCAAGAATTAGTGGGGCAGATTTTTCCCAAGCTAATCTTAAGAAATCGAATTTACAAAGAAGTAATTTATCGGGAGTGAATGGCTATCAAGTGAATTTGCGAGAAGCCAATTTAAATGATGCTAATTTAAGTTGGGGAAATTTTTTAGAAGCAAGATTAAGCAAGGCTTCTTTACAGGGAACGTCTTTGATCGATGTGAATCTGCAACGGGCTTTAATGAAAAAAGTTGACTTACAAAATGTTGATTTATCTCGGGTGAATTTAGTGGAAGCCAAGTTAAGTGAGGCGAATTTAGAAGGAGTAAATTTAAGGCAAGGAAAATTAGCGCGATCGCGCCTTAATTCGACTAATTTAACAAAAGCTAATCTCACGGAAGCAGATTTAAGCCAAGCCTCCTTAGAAAATGCCAACTTAACAGGTGCCAACTTAACAAGAGCCCATTTACAGGGAACTAATTTAACAGGAACAATTCTTGATCCAACTGAGCAAAGTAATAGCAATGCTAACCAGTCTAAGGTTCCCTCAAAACCTGTCAATTTTCCGAAAAATAAAAGCTATTTTGATCCAAGTATGGCTTATGATATTGCCATTTAA
- a CDS encoding ribonuclease HII, whose amino-acid sequence MEIEEQILKKVHPSTLIAGVDEVGRGALFGPVVAAAIILPASQVTELNEIAAKDSKKVSPKRRTEYAELIKAMVTDAQIGAAQASEIDEINILQASLRAMQRSVQKLTPPPMICLVDGRFALPDLHNIQQVNLKQGDARSRLIAAASIVAKVHRDNLIIRDWAEKYPQYHLAQNKGYGTAAHRSALEKYGPSPQHRRSFRPCRLATF is encoded by the coding sequence ATGGAGATAGAAGAACAAATCCTGAAAAAGGTTCATCCCTCTACCTTAATTGCTGGGGTTGACGAAGTGGGAAGAGGAGCGCTATTTGGCCCAGTGGTGGCAGCCGCGATCATTCTTCCAGCGTCACAGGTCACTGAATTAAATGAAATTGCGGCAAAAGATAGTAAAAAAGTCTCCCCTAAACGACGGACTGAGTATGCGGAACTCATTAAAGCCATGGTGACAGATGCTCAAATTGGGGCAGCTCAAGCCAGTGAAATTGATGAGATTAATATTCTTCAGGCTTCCTTACGGGCGATGCAACGATCTGTGCAAAAGTTAACGCCACCGCCGATGATTTGTTTGGTGGATGGTCGATTTGCTTTACCTGATCTCCATAATATTCAACAGGTGAATTTAAAACAGGGAGATGCGCGATCGCGCTTAATTGCAGCAGCCAGTATTGTTGCTAAAGTTCACCGCGATAATTTAATTATTCGAGACTGGGCAGAAAAATACCCTCAATATCATCTTGCCCAAAATAAGGGATATGGAACCGCCGCTCATCGTTCTGCGTTAGAAAAATATGGCCCCTCTCCCCAACATCGTCGCTCTTTTCGCCCCTGTCGATTAGCGACTTTTTAA
- a CDS encoding Uma2 family endonuclease: MTVTSIALPTQDQLPCDDGIPMETQRHKMQMDLLIQLLYPWLEQRDNGYVGGNMFIYYSAAQLKNQDFKGPDFFAVIGVSKKERKSWVVWEEGKAPDVIVELLSESTANYDKTVKKEIYQDQMRVPEYFWYDPFNEEDFAGFRLNGRHYSPLQEEDKGYFCESLQLYLRRWHGSFEGVEATWLRWADLEGNLLPTRQEMSVKAQAEAQQAQAEAQQAQAEAQQAQTEAQQVQEKNQRLAEKLREMGVDPDTI, encoded by the coding sequence ATGACGGTTACTTCCATTGCTTTACCCACCCAAGATCAACTCCCCTGTGATGATGGCATCCCCATGGAAACTCAACGACATAAAATGCAAATGGATTTATTAATCCAACTGTTATATCCTTGGCTCGAACAACGGGATAATGGTTATGTGGGGGGCAATATGTTTATTTATTATAGTGCTGCCCAACTGAAAAACCAAGACTTTAAGGGGCCTGATTTTTTTGCCGTCATCGGCGTTTCTAAAAAAGAACGTAAAAGCTGGGTGGTGTGGGAAGAAGGAAAAGCCCCAGACGTAATTGTGGAATTACTTTCTGAAAGCACGGCTAATTATGATAAGACGGTGAAAAAAGAGATATATCAAGACCAAATGCGCGTGCCAGAATACTTTTGGTATGATCCCTTTAATGAGGAAGACTTTGCAGGATTTCGCTTAAACGGAAGACATTATTCTCCCTTACAAGAAGAAGACAAGGGATATTTTTGTGAAAGTTTACAACTGTATTTAAGACGATGGCACGGCAGTTTTGAAGGGGTAGAAGCTACGTGGTTACGATGGGCAGATTTAGAGGGGAATCTTTTACCCACAAGACAGGAAATGTCAGTAAAGGCGCAAGCAGAGGCTCAACAAGCCCAAGCAGAAGCTCAACAAGCCCAAGCAGAAGCCCAACAAGCCCAAACAGAAGCCCAACAAGTGCAAGAAAAAAATCAAAGACTAGCGGAAAAATTGCGAGAAATGGGGGTTGATCCTGATACGATCTAG
- a CDS encoding ROK family protein: MGQSTVIGIDLGGTAIKMGQFLPDGSCLNTLTLQTPQPPDPEVVVEVIAKAVQDLNGEKNVSAIGIGTPGPTDANSRIARIAINLPGWQDVPLADLLEAKLNLPTIVANDANCAGLGESWLGAGRNVSNLILLTLGTGVGGAIILNNELFIGPYGAAGELGLITLNPQGERCNSGNHGSLEQHLCAQSIYRQTQKTPAELGELAQAGDEMALEFWRKYGQTLGVGLASLIYVLTPEAILIGGGISASAKFFLPAAWEEIEKRVVGISRLNIQLLTAELGNQAGMVGAAKLAWERQGEGTSVISH, encoded by the coding sequence GTGGGACAATCAACAGTTATTGGCATTGATTTAGGCGGCACTGCCATTAAAATGGGTCAATTTCTCCCTGATGGCAGTTGCTTAAATACGCTTACCCTCCAAACGCCGCAGCCTCCTGATCCAGAAGTAGTGGTGGAAGTCATTGCTAAAGCCGTACAAGACTTAAATGGGGAGAAAAATGTAAGCGCGATCGGAATTGGTACTCCTGGCCCGACAGATGCCAATAGCCGCATTGCACGAATTGCCATTAACCTTCCCGGTTGGCAAGATGTTCCCCTAGCAGACTTATTAGAAGCGAAGTTAAATCTTCCGACAATTGTTGCAAATGATGCTAACTGTGCAGGGTTAGGAGAATCTTGGTTGGGCGCTGGGCGTAATGTTAGTAACCTCATTCTCTTAACTTTGGGGACTGGCGTAGGAGGGGCAATTATCCTTAATAATGAACTGTTTATTGGCCCCTATGGCGCGGCAGGAGAGTTAGGTTTAATTACCCTCAATCCCCAAGGGGAACGCTGTAATAGTGGTAATCATGGCTCTTTAGAACAACATTTATGCGCTCAGTCGATTTACCGTCAAACCCAAAAAACCCCTGCTGAGTTAGGAGAATTAGCCCAAGCTGGCGATGAAATGGCTTTGGAATTTTGGCGAAAATATGGACAGACGTTAGGAGTGGGGTTAGCGAGTTTGATCTATGTGTTAACGCCTGAAGCCATTTTAATTGGCGGTGGAATTAGTGCCAGTGCTAAGTTTTTCCTCCCTGCTGCGTGGGAAGAAATTGAAAAGCGAGTGGTTGGGATTTCTCGATTGAATATTCAGCTTCTGACTGCTGAATTAGGGAATCAAGCTGGAATGGTAGGTGCGGCGAAATTAGCATGGGAGAGGCAAGGTGAGGGAACTTCAGTCATTAGTCATTAG
- a CDS encoding N-acyl amino acid synthase FeeM domain-containing protein, with the protein MIWSWFNIRFDLSNIYRSIALFVAYSGLWIVKRIIWFRGYEVSLAQGRELEEVYRLRYQVYLEKGHIEESPKEIFLDEFDPYSENIILKKRGNGVIGAIRITFSNDHVYLPMQNYFNLDCSSQTMVELGRWVMSKEFRAKYFKSSFLTVIVVLSAYLYLLRHKETYVLFAVRPEVKKYLEEIFHFSINVTSQKQLTQWNLVKRQQIKGYFDKPVIPCEIQIHIYQIFQFIFYVIQSGFNRESNYNRLNARD; encoded by the coding sequence ATGATTTGGAGTTGGTTTAATATCAGATTTGATCTATCAAATATATACCGATCAATAGCCTTATTTGTTGCTTATAGCGGATTATGGATAGTAAAACGCATTATATGGTTTCGAGGATATGAGGTTTCGCTTGCTCAAGGGCGAGAATTAGAAGAAGTTTATCGGCTGCGTTATCAAGTGTATTTGGAAAAAGGTCACATAGAAGAATCCCCGAAAGAAATTTTTTTGGATGAATTTGATCCCTACAGCGAAAACATTATCCTTAAAAAACGTGGTAACGGAGTAATTGGTGCTATACGTATAACATTTTCTAATGATCATGTATATCTGCCAATGCAAAATTATTTCAATTTGGATTGTTCTTCTCAAACCATGGTTGAACTAGGAAGGTGGGTAATGTCGAAAGAATTTAGGGCTAAATATTTTAAATCCTCATTTCTTACAGTGATTGTTGTTTTAAGTGCATATTTATATTTACTCAGACATAAAGAAACTTATGTTTTGTTTGCTGTTCGTCCAGAAGTTAAAAAATATCTAGAAGAGATCTTTCATTTCTCAATTAATGTCACATCTCAAAAACAGCTTACTCAGTGGAATCTAGTGAAACGTCAACAAATAAAAGGATATTTCGATAAACCAGTTATTCCATGCGAAATACAGATACACATATATCAAATCTTCCAATTTATTTTCTATGTGATTCAATCAGGTTTCAATAGAGAAAGCAACTACAATCGCTTAAATGCTAGGGATTAG
- a CDS encoding MFS transporter, with protein sequence MFEHTEEANRQRRLQKHNQLFRLLAVEAGLIFLQCYMVAPLIPRLAGEFNVSEQKMGLIVPAYMLSYGIAALFYGLISDRFGRWPIIQISLILFITSTFLTVTAQTANQMIFWRLVTGLSSSGVIPLTFALIGDLFPFNKRGAKLGLIFAAMEGGMAAGSAGGALLVSFTGWEFLFVATSVMATLVLLGLRRYGALFDAPKAKKIPSLREIFERYGKILSEPRGFRTYLYVLWNGIYHGGVYTWLGVYMTQRYPQMDDVGIGLTILGYGIPGLIFSGIIGRAADRFGRCWIIPPGLIVAAFAGLAMIFEIPPTGTTIAILVLSLGYDLTQPLFVGIVSNLGSEQSLGQIMGLKVFALFIGFGLGSYLFGELLHFGFPATLMAFGGLQLLSGIAAIILFKNETSQPQTQEVKET encoded by the coding sequence ATGTTTGAACATACTGAAGAAGCCAATCGCCAAAGGCGGCTACAGAAACATAATCAGCTATTCCGACTTCTAGCGGTTGAGGCAGGGCTAATTTTCCTTCAATGCTACATGGTTGCCCCTTTAATCCCAAGACTAGCAGGAGAATTTAACGTTTCAGAACAAAAAATGGGGTTAATTGTTCCAGCTTATATGCTTTCTTACGGGATAGCTGCTTTATTTTATGGGTTAATTTCAGATCGTTTTGGACGTTGGCCGATCATCCAAATCTCCTTAATTTTATTTATTACTTCTACTTTTTTGACAGTGACGGCTCAAACCGCTAATCAAATGATTTTCTGGCGATTGGTAACTGGTTTGAGTTCTAGTGGAGTGATCCCCTTAACATTTGCCCTCATTGGAGACTTATTTCCCTTTAATAAAAGAGGAGCGAAATTAGGCTTAATTTTTGCAGCGATGGAAGGCGGAATGGCAGCCGGATCAGCAGGAGGGGCTTTGCTAGTTTCTTTTACGGGCTGGGAATTTTTATTCGTTGCTACTTCTGTCATGGCAACCTTAGTCTTACTCGGTTTACGTCGCTATGGGGCTTTGTTTGATGCTCCGAAAGCGAAAAAGATTCCTTCCCTGCGAGAAATTTTTGAACGCTACGGCAAAATTTTATCTGAACCCAGAGGATTTCGCACCTATTTATACGTCTTATGGAATGGGATTTATCATGGCGGGGTTTATACTTGGTTAGGAGTATATATGACCCAACGTTACCCACAAATGGATGATGTGGGCATTGGTTTAACAATTTTGGGTTACGGGATTCCAGGGCTAATTTTTAGTGGAATCATCGGGCGAGCAGCAGATCGATTTGGCCGTTGTTGGATCATTCCTCCTGGTTTAATTGTGGCAGCCTTTGCAGGATTAGCGATGATTTTTGAGATTCCTCCCACAGGAACAACCATTGCGATATTAGTGCTTTCTTTAGGCTATGATTTGACGCAACCTCTGTTTGTCGGAATTGTTAGCAATTTAGGCAGTGAACAAAGTTTAGGACAGATTATGGGGTTAAAGGTGTTTGCCCTATTTATTGGCTTCGGTTTGGGTAGTTACTTATTTGGAGAGTTATTACATTTTGGCTTTCCTGCTACTCTAATGGCTTTTGGTGGGCTACAACTGTTGTCTGGTATCGCTGCTATTATCTTATTTAAAAATGAAACTTCCCAACCTCAAACACAAGAAGTAAAAGAAACTTAA
- a CDS encoding ABC transporter ATP-binding protein, protein MPSTLIQLDNLSKVYGTGNATVHALNQVNLTIEEGEYCSIMGASGSGKSTAMNVIGCLDRPTAGHYYFDQQDVSLLPNPTLADIRNRKIGFVFQQFHLLPHLTALDNVILPMIYAGVSATERKDRAVRALERVGLGSRLYNKPNQLSGGQQQRVAIARAIVNNPRLLLADEPTGALDSRTVREILAIFQELHETGITIVMVTHEVEVAKETKRIVWFRDGNVVYDHLTPEEMLEVAIS, encoded by the coding sequence ATGCCCTCAACCCTGATTCAATTAGACAATCTCTCCAAAGTTTATGGCACAGGAAACGCCACGGTTCACGCCCTGAATCAGGTGAATTTGACAATTGAGGAAGGAGAATACTGTTCGATTATGGGGGCTTCAGGATCAGGCAAATCCACAGCCATGAATGTAATTGGTTGCTTAGATCGCCCTACCGCCGGGCATTACTATTTTGATCAGCAAGATGTTTCCTTACTCCCCAATCCTACCCTTGCAGACATTCGCAACCGTAAAATCGGGTTTGTCTTCCAACAGTTTCATTTACTCCCCCACCTAACCGCTTTGGATAATGTCATTCTCCCCATGATTTATGCTGGAGTTTCGGCAACAGAACGGAAAGATCGCGCTGTTAGGGCTTTAGAAAGAGTGGGCTTAGGGAGTCGTCTTTATAATAAACCCAATCAATTGTCAGGCGGGCAACAACAACGAGTCGCGATCGCGCGAGCAATTGTTAATAACCCCCGTTTACTGCTAGCTGATGAGCCCACAGGGGCTTTAGATTCGCGAACCGTGCGGGAAATTTTAGCCATTTTCCAAGAACTCCATGAAACGGGAATTACCATTGTTATGGTGACTCATGAAGTAGAAGTGGCAAAAGAAACCAAGCGCATTGTCTGGTTTCGGGATGGTAACGTCGTTTATGATCATCTCACCCCTGAAGAAATGCTAGAAGTGGCAATTAGCTAG
- the rsmH gene encoding 16S rRNA (cytosine(1402)-N(4))-methyltransferase RsmH translates to MNQTFHHLPVLSEAVIQGLTIKASGNYLDATVGGGGHSELILNSAENIHLIALDQDESAIAAAKDKLSAYKQIKFYHKNFTEYDPETLKFDGILADLGVSSPQLDNPERGFSFQKEADLDMRMNPQQSLTAAEIINHWDESTLADIFYHYGEERYSRKIARKILQKRPFSTTTELASAIALCFAPQKRYGRIHPATRVFQALRIAVNNELDNLKAFLEKSPHWLKPQGRLVIISFHSLEDRIVKHTFREHPQLKVITKKPITATPEESQENPRARSAKLRIAERTD, encoded by the coding sequence ATGAACCAAACATTCCATCATCTTCCTGTTTTAAGTGAAGCCGTTATTCAGGGATTAACAATTAAAGCCAGTGGCAATTATCTAGATGCAACAGTGGGAGGAGGAGGTCACAGTGAACTGATCCTTAATTCTGCTGAGAATATTCATCTCATTGCCTTGGATCAAGATGAAAGCGCGATCGCGGCAGCAAAAGACAAACTTTCTGCCTATAAACAAATTAAATTCTATCATAAAAACTTTACCGAATATGACCCTGAAACCTTAAAATTTGATGGAATTTTGGCAGATTTAGGCGTAAGTTCCCCCCAATTAGATAACCCTGAACGAGGCTTTAGTTTCCAAAAAGAAGCGGATTTAGATATGCGAATGAATCCCCAGCAATCTTTAACGGCAGCCGAGATAATTAATCACTGGGATGAAAGCACCTTAGCCGATATTTTCTATCACTATGGGGAAGAAAGATATTCTCGGAAAATTGCTCGAAAAATTCTACAAAAACGTCCTTTTTCAACAACAACCGAACTGGCAAGCGCGATCGCGCTATGTTTTGCCCCACAAAAGCGCTATGGTCGCATTCACCCTGCAACTCGCGTTTTTCAAGCCCTCCGTATCGCTGTTAACAATGAATTAGACAACTTAAAAGCCTTTTTAGAGAAATCTCCTCACTGGTTAAAGCCACAAGGAAGACTGGTTATTATTAGTTTTCATAGTCTAGAAGATCGCATCGTTAAACATACCTTTCGGGAACATCCTCAACTCAAGGTGATTACAAAAAAGCCAATTACGGCGACACCAGAAGAAAGTCAAGAAAACCCAAGAGCGCGATCGGCTAAACTAAGAATTGCTGAAAGAACGGATTAA
- a CDS encoding glycosyltransferase family 39 protein, with protein MFGSLFVKLSHYVNIKGKYKGLVLILLLATGLRLFTLVKKDLWIDEIITAILTFGQGYQGIPTEELIPLDQISLLFQYQQQSYSEIAHALAETSSHPPLFFYLIHQWLGWLQELPFPDLSLATQLRLFPAILGIIAVILLYHLNQESFSQRAGIVGATLMAVSPFAVYLSQEARQYTLGLILITSALFFLIKLIKQSQSTGIYWLLWGVTNSLGIYTHYFFLLSFLAQIVTLFIFLYPSKTRLMTLGGVIIGVGLSYLPWLPTVVDHFSSSTTDWLPEFDWLSPIYQLLLGGIVMVVTLPVEQQPLLIQILSGIFMLGFWGWLVYHFRFGYQQLRRDTDTKKATLALSLYLVILFVQFILIIYVLQRNIAIAPRYNYVFYPAICALLGASFSFPEKRKVMLTLISVGIISSIFVGFNLFFIKPYQPELTAKRFNQHSEPTLVIMNYRNQAELALGLSYGLALDRQSEESSNSALMLLDRSEGYSRVWEKISQIEMNLPSSWVVAPGGLTEKDFPDQLKFANRNDCKRDRAAYYRIGFPYQRYQCQQ; from the coding sequence ATGTTTGGTTCATTGTTCGTAAAACTGAGTCATTATGTCAACATTAAAGGCAAATATAAAGGGTTAGTCCTTATTCTTTTACTGGCGACTGGCTTAAGATTATTCACTTTGGTAAAAAAAGATTTATGGATTGATGAAATTATTACAGCTATTTTGACATTTGGTCAAGGTTATCAAGGCATTCCTACAGAGGAGTTAATTCCCTTAGATCAAATTTCCCTTTTATTTCAATATCAACAACAAAGTTATTCCGAAATTGCTCACGCTTTAGCGGAAACCTCCAGTCATCCGCCACTATTTTTTTACTTAATTCACCAATGGCTAGGCTGGTTACAAGAACTTCCTTTCCCTGATCTGTCTCTAGCAACACAGCTAAGATTATTCCCTGCAATATTAGGAATTATTGCGGTAATATTATTATATCATCTTAATCAAGAAAGTTTTTCTCAACGAGCTGGTATTGTGGGAGCAACTTTAATGGCGGTTTCTCCTTTTGCCGTTTATTTATCCCAAGAAGCCAGACAATATACGTTGGGATTAATTTTAATTACTTCTGCGCTTTTTTTCCTGATTAAACTGATTAAACAATCACAAAGCACGGGAATTTATTGGCTACTGTGGGGCGTTACCAATAGCCTTGGGATTTATACCCATTATTTTTTTCTATTATCTTTTTTGGCTCAAATTGTTACTCTATTTATATTTCTCTACCCTTCCAAAACCCGTCTCATGACATTAGGAGGAGTAATTATTGGCGTAGGGTTAAGTTATCTTCCTTGGCTTCCCACTGTTGTTGATCATTTCTCTAGTTCGACCACTGATTGGTTACCTGAATTTGATTGGCTTTCCCCGATTTATCAACTCTTATTAGGGGGCATCGTGATGGTGGTGACATTACCAGTGGAACAGCAACCGCTATTAATCCAGATTTTATCAGGAATTTTTATGTTAGGGTTTTGGGGATGGTTGGTCTATCATTTTCGATTCGGCTATCAACAATTACGACGAGATACAGACACAAAAAAAGCAACACTCGCTTTATCTCTTTATTTAGTTATATTATTTGTGCAGTTTATCTTAATTATTTATGTTTTACAAAGAAATATCGCGATCGCGCCTCGGTATAATTATGTGTTTTATCCAGCAATTTGTGCGCTTTTAGGCGCAAGTTTCAGTTTTCCTGAGAAAAGAAAAGTCATGCTAACGCTTATCAGTGTGGGGATCATTAGCAGTATTTTTGTCGGCTTCAATTTGTTTTTTATTAAACCCTATCAACCTGAACTCACTGCCAAACGGTTTAACCAACATTCGGAACCCACTTTAGTAATCATGAACTATAGAAACCAAGCAGAATTAGCGTTAGGCTTAAGTTATGGTCTAGCACTGGATAGACAATCAGAGGAGTCGTCAAATAGTGCTTTAATGTTACTAGATCGCAGTGAAGGTTATTCTAGAGTATGGGAAAAAATTAGCCAAATAGAGATGAATCTGCCAAGCAGTTGGGTAGTCGCACCGGGAGGATTAACAGAAAAAGACTTTCCCGATCAATTAAAATTTGCAAATAGGAATGATTGTAAGCGCGATCGCGCTGCTTACTATCGCATTGGGTTTCCCTATCAACGATACCAATGTCAACAGTAA
- a CDS encoding DUF4168 domain-containing protein, producing the protein MLKLFSWCPSFLKLTLVTTALLLAETSLGMIPNQLATRGLLQNSSIAQAQNNYDEEKLNSYAAAVLEIEPIREEVKRKIQAELDGQPMPQMACHRSESYQDLPEEARSLIINYCQRSEEIVENQGLSVSEFNEITQEIQNNPELRQRVQDKMLELQ; encoded by the coding sequence ATGCTGAAACTGTTTTCCTGGTGTCCTTCTTTCTTAAAATTAACCCTAGTCACCACCGCCCTATTGCTTGCTGAAACTAGCTTAGGGATGATCCCGAATCAACTTGCGACTAGGGGACTGCTTCAAAATTCAAGTATTGCTCAAGCCCAAAATAATTATGATGAAGAAAAGCTCAACAGTTATGCTGCCGCTGTTCTAGAAATTGAACCAATCCGAGAAGAAGTCAAGCGAAAAATCCAAGCAGAACTCGATGGACAACCAATGCCACAAATGGCTTGCCATCGTTCCGAAAGCTATCAAGACTTGCCCGAGGAAGCGCGATCGCTGATTATTAATTACTGTCAGCGTTCTGAGGAAATTGTCGAAAATCAAGGCTTGAGTGTATCAGAATTTAACGAAATTACACAGGAAATTCAAAATAATCCTGAACTTCGTCAAAGAGTGCAGGACAAGATGTTAGAGTTACAGTAA